One Chroicocephalus ridibundus chromosome 22, bChrRid1.1, whole genome shotgun sequence DNA window includes the following coding sequences:
- the TMEM59L gene encoding transmembrane protein 59-like isoform X1 gives MAARRHRALLALGLALLAAAAAATDPFSPQLGDTAGCRGQCGRSLPRRAAADAVLNACYRGCRLFSICHFVDASAELNTTRAECEAACAEAYSNAEEQFGCVTGCRKQLPEVESRKEKSPELKVPSFSMFDLVSTFCNDIVSSAQSFISSTWTFYLQADDGKVVVFQSQPEMEYPVPEEQETQPERPVQPGPGSSAHIPQPHTGPRAKGEKPPMKEPRGKAKGQHPEPPQPEHDFLGCMSKRGAVGCYRRSGLPRWILAACLFLSIMVMLWLSCASLVTAPEQHVKTQPLSINGDKEYLEDMDGPGAFPLPPVITVTLCPPHGGEDAGPLPLKVDLDKTIL, from the exons aTGGCGGCCCGCCGCCACCGGGCCCTGCTCGCCCTCGGCCTGGCCctgctcgccgccgccgccgccgccaccgacCCCTTCTCGCCCCAGCTGGGAGACACCGCCGGGTGCCGCGGGCAGTGCGGCCGCAGCCTGCCGCGCCGAGCCGCCGCC gatgctgtTCTCAACGCCTGTTACCGGGGCTGCCGGCTGTTCTCCATCTGTCACTTCGTGGATGCGAGCGCCGAGCTCAACACAACCCGAGCCGAGTGCGAGGCAG CGTGCGCCGAAGCCTACAGCAACGCAGAGGAGCAGTTTGGCTGCGTGACAGGGTGCCGCAAGCAGCTGCCCGAGGTggagagcaggaaggagaag AGCCCGGAGTTGAAGGTGCCGTCGTTCTCCATGTTTGATTTGGTCTCCACCTTCTGCAACGACATCGTCAGCTCTGCCCAGAGCTTCATCTCCTCCACCTGGACCTTCTACCTACAGGCGGATGACGGCAAAGTCGTGGTGTTTCAG TCCCAGCCCGAGATGGAGTATCCGGTGCCCGAGGAGCAGGAGACCCAGCCGGAGCGGCCAGTGCAGCCGGGACCGGGGTCCAGCGcccacatcccccagccccacacag GCCCCCGGGCGAAGGGGGAGAAGCCCCCCATGAAGGAGCCGCGGGGCAAAGCCAAGGGGCAGCACCCGGAGCCCCCGCAGCCGGAGCACGACTTCCTCGGCTGCATGTCCAA gcggggggcggtggggtgttACAGGCGCTCAGGCCTTCCTCGCTGGATCCTGGCCGCCTGCCTCTTCCTCTCCATCATGGTGATGCTGTGGCTGAGTTGCGCCAGTTTGGTGACCGCCCCCGAGCAGCACGTCAAGACCCAG ccTCTGAGCATCAACGGGGACAAGGAGTACCTGGAGGACATGGACGGCCCTGGCGCCTTCCCCCTGCCGCCCGTCATCACCGTCACCCTGTGTCCCCCGCATGGCGGCGAGGACGCGGGGCCACTGCCCCTCAAAGTCGACCTGGACAAGACCATCCTGTAG
- the TMEM59L gene encoding transmembrane protein 59-like isoform X2: MAARRHRALLALGLALLAAAAAATDPFSPQLGDTAGCRGQCGRSLPRRAAADAVLNACYRGCRLFSICHFVDASAELNTTRAECEAACAEAYSNAEEQFGCVTGCRKQLPEVESRKEKSPELKVPSFSMFDLVSTFCNDIVSSAQSFISSTWTFYLQADDGKVVVFQSQPEMEYPVPEEQETQPERPVQPGPGSSAHIPQPHTGPRAKGEKPPMKEPRGKAKGQHPEPPQPEHDFLGCMSKRSGLPRWILAACLFLSIMVMLWLSCASLVTAPEQHVKTQPLSINGDKEYLEDMDGPGAFPLPPVITVTLCPPHGGEDAGPLPLKVDLDKTIL, encoded by the exons aTGGCGGCCCGCCGCCACCGGGCCCTGCTCGCCCTCGGCCTGGCCctgctcgccgccgccgccgccgccaccgacCCCTTCTCGCCCCAGCTGGGAGACACCGCCGGGTGCCGCGGGCAGTGCGGCCGCAGCCTGCCGCGCCGAGCCGCCGCC gatgctgtTCTCAACGCCTGTTACCGGGGCTGCCGGCTGTTCTCCATCTGTCACTTCGTGGATGCGAGCGCCGAGCTCAACACAACCCGAGCCGAGTGCGAGGCAG CGTGCGCCGAAGCCTACAGCAACGCAGAGGAGCAGTTTGGCTGCGTGACAGGGTGCCGCAAGCAGCTGCCCGAGGTggagagcaggaaggagaag AGCCCGGAGTTGAAGGTGCCGTCGTTCTCCATGTTTGATTTGGTCTCCACCTTCTGCAACGACATCGTCAGCTCTGCCCAGAGCTTCATCTCCTCCACCTGGACCTTCTACCTACAGGCGGATGACGGCAAAGTCGTGGTGTTTCAG TCCCAGCCCGAGATGGAGTATCCGGTGCCCGAGGAGCAGGAGACCCAGCCGGAGCGGCCAGTGCAGCCGGGACCGGGGTCCAGCGcccacatcccccagccccacacag GCCCCCGGGCGAAGGGGGAGAAGCCCCCCATGAAGGAGCCGCGGGGCAAAGCCAAGGGGCAGCACCCGGAGCCCCCGCAGCCGGAGCACGACTTCCTCGGCTGCATGTCCAA GCGCTCAGGCCTTCCTCGCTGGATCCTGGCCGCCTGCCTCTTCCTCTCCATCATGGTGATGCTGTGGCTGAGTTGCGCCAGTTTGGTGACCGCCCCCGAGCAGCACGTCAAGACCCAG ccTCTGAGCATCAACGGGGACAAGGAGTACCTGGAGGACATGGACGGCCCTGGCGCCTTCCCCCTGCCGCCCGTCATCACCGTCACCCTGTGTCCCCCGCATGGCGGCGAGGACGCGGGGCCACTGCCCCTCAAAGTCGACCTGGACAAGACCATCCTGTAG